One Mycobacterium paraseoulense genomic window, GGTGTTGGCCACCTGCGCGACCGACAGCTTCCAGAAGCTCACCGTCTCGTCCGCGGACGCCCACAGCGCGGCGGCCGCCCCGACGTAGGTCAGCGCGGACACCGCCAAGCCCAGCAATGCCCACCACCAGTTCGCGGTCCGCAGCTGGGACAAGAACGTGGGCGCGGTGCTGATGAAGGGATATGCGACGTAGACCAGCGCACCGAACAGCACCAGCTGAATGAGCTGACTGCGGGTGAATCGGGTGATCGTCTCGGTTTTGATCTGGTCGGCGCCGGTCTGGCGCTTCACCTCCGCGCGGGCGGCCGAGATGACCGCGCCCGCGTCCGGGATCGACTTCCGGATCGCCCGGGGCACGGCAACTTTCGTCAGTCGGCGTGAGGCGCTCAGGATGGTGTCCCTGTCGAAGGCGTCGATGGCGGCGGCCACCGCCGATTTGGGGTCATACAGGGCCGAGGTGGTCACCAGCAGCTGGGCGATATCGGATTGGAGTTGGGCTTCGGTGGCGCCGTATTCGGCGCTGTGGAAGCCGCCGAAGAGCACGGCGCCGTCGTCGACGGTCATTTCGTTGCCGCGCAGGTCGCCGTGCGCGATCTGCTGGTCATTGAGCGTCCGCAGCGATCGCCACACCCGCTCGACCGGTGTCGACTCCGCGCAGCGGGCCAGCGGCCGGCCACGGGGAGGCTTGTGCGAGTAGAGAATCCAGCCTCGGTCGAGGGTGCCGACCGCGAGCGTCGAGGTGTTGGCCAGATGCACCTCCCCGATGGCGATCGTCATCAGCGCGCGATGCTCGACGGCGCGGCGCATGGAGGTGACCAGGGGTCCGGTCTCGGTATCGCGCAGCCGCAGCTTGATCCAGAGTTGGCGCAGCGTGCCGCCGCTGCGTTGGTGTGGGCCGTACAGCTCGACGACCGCCGCGCCGTCGGGCTGCTCGCATCCGGCCGAAAGGACGAGCGGGCCGCGACCCGCCGGCCGGACCACGGTGAGCCGCGAGACGACGAAGCCGCGCCTGGCCATCGCGCGCACGGCCGCCTCCAGCGGGACCTCGAGCGCGGGGGTGCCGACCACGAGGACCACCAGCGAGCCCACGAGCCAGCCGACCGCCAGGCCCAACAGCGCTCGGGCCGGCACGATCGCGCTGACCACCAGGTGGATCGGCACGAAGGCCAGCAGCAGCGCCCACCACCAGTGCCGCCAGCGCGCGGGCAGCCAGGGACCGGAGACGGTCAGCACCGCCGCCAGCATGGCGATCCAGCGCGGGTCGTCGAGGAACTGGCCCAGCACGGTCTGCAGGCGTTCGGAGAGGTCGAAGTGCCACCGGGGTGCCGAGAACCCGTTGCCGCCCACCGACAGCGGCAGCGCCGCCAGCAGCGCGGCGGCCGCGTACGCCCCCAGCAGTTTCCATTGCCGGCCGACGATCAGGCCGATCAAGATCATGAACGGCAGCGCGAGGATGGCCACGCCGTATGCGAGGTACACCAGGTCGGACTGCCGGGGGGAGAGCACCCCGACGATCTGCGAGATCGACTTCTCCAGCGCCTCCCACTGCGGCCTGGTGATCAGCGAACTCGTGATCACCACCGCCAGGAAGGCCGCGCTGGCGGCCAGCCGCAGGATGTCGTTGGTGCGCCGGGTCAACGGCTGCAGCAAGCTGCCGGAAACGCTGATCTCGCGCCCGTCGACTCGCATGTGGTAACGATCCTTCGGATCCGTTCGGCGGCGCTGCCAATCTGCTCGCCGGCTCGCCGACAACTTAACGCGCATACCCGGCCGCGGGACAGCTCCCACCCAGCGGGCGCGCGTAGGGTCGGGTAGGTAGTCGGGCTAGCGAATTGGAGGGACGAGCGTGGCGAGAACCGACAACGACAGCTGGGAGATCACCGAGAGCGTGGGGGCGACGGCACTGGGCGTGGCTTCGGCGCGCGCCGCGGAGACGCGAAGCGAGAACCCCTTGATCCGTGATCCGTTCGCCCAGATCTTCCTCGACGCCGCCGGCGACGGGGTGTGGAATTGGCACTCCGCGCCGCAGCTGCCGGACGAACTCGTCGAGGCCGAGCCGGAGTTACCGCTGCAGATGCGGGCGATGGTCGGCTACATGGCCTCGCGGACGGCGTTTTTCGACGAGTTCTTCCTCGCCGCGACGCGTGCGGGGATCCGGCAGGCGGTGATCCTGGCGGCGGGCCTGGACGCGCGGGCGTGGCGGTTGCCGTGGCCCGACGGCACGACGGTCTACGAGTTGGACCAGCCCCGGGTGCTGGACTTCAAATTGTCGACGCTGGCCGAACACGGGGCGCAGCCCGCGTGTCACCGGGTCGCCGTCCCCGTGGATTTGCGCCACGACTGGCCGATGGCGTTGCGGCAGGCGGGTTTTGACCCGTCGGCGCCCAGTGTGTGGTCGGCCGAAGGGCTGATGCCGTATCTGCCGGCCGCTGCCCAGGAGTTGTTGTTCCACCGCGTGCACCAGCTGACCGCGCCCGGCAGCCGGGTCGCGGTGGAGGCGCTGGGACCGAAGTTCTGCGACCCCGAGTTCCGCGCGAAGCGTCGTGCGCGGATGGACCGGGTCCGCGCGCTGATGGCGCGGGTGGCCCCGGAGCGGGAGGTGCCGAGGACCGACGAGCTGTGGTACTTCGAGGAGCGCGAGGACGTCGGCGACTGGTTTCGCCGCCACGGCTGGAGCGTGACCGTCACCCCGTCCGACGAGCTGATGGCCGGCTACGGCCGGGCGGCGCCCCAAGAGGTGGCCGACGCCGTGCCGGGAAATCTGTTCGTGACCGCGCAGCGGAGTCAGGGCTAGCGGCCCTCCGGTTCCGACGCCTCGCTGCGGCCGGCGCGCCACTTGCGGTACCCGCGTCGCGCGGCGACCGCGCCGACGATGGCGGTCAGGCACCACACCGCGACGGCCGAATAGGCCAACCACGACGACCGGTTCGCGATCGATGCGCCCAGCGCGGTGTAGGCGAACGCCCGGGGCACCGAACCGATGAACGAGCCGATCGCCATCTGCCACAACGGAACGCCGAATGCGCCGAACGCGTAGGAGGCCAGCGCGTCCGATATCCCGGGGACGAAGCGCTGGCCGACGACGGCCCACAGCCCGCGGCGTTCGATCAACGCGTCGATGCGGTCCGCGCGCGCCGGTCCCAGCAGCGCCCGGGCGCTGTTCCGGCCGGCCCGACGGCCGATGAGGCCGGCCACCATCGCGGTGCCCACCGTCGCGCCGAGCGTCACGGCGACACCCAATAGCGGGCCGAACAACAACCCGCTGCCCGCGGCCAGTATCGAGCCCGGCACGAACACCGCGCCCAGCGCGGCCGACAAGACGACGTAGGTGACGGGCGCCGCGGAACCGGTCGCCGAGACAGTGCGCCGCACTTCCTCGACGTCGACGACACGCGCGACGGCCACCAGGTAGAACACCGCGAGCAAGAACGCGGCGAACACCGCGAGCCGCAGGATGTGGGGTCGCCGGGATGCCGGTGGCGCACCGTCCTCGTCAATCATCGTGTCCGCGATCCTGCCGTACCGGCACGGCCGCGGCGCTAGGCGGGCCCGGCAGCGGACCTGAGCCGCTGGCGCAGCCCGCTCGCGCGCACCACGCGGCGGCCGATCGCGGCGCGTACCGCGCTCTCCGAACCGACCACGCGCACCTTGGTTTTGGCGCGCGTCACCGCCGTATAGAACAGCTCACGGGTGAGCAGGCGAGAGTCTTGCGGGGGCAGCAGCACGGTCACCTCGTCGGCCTGGCTGCCTTGGCTCTTGTGGATGGTCATCGCATACATCGTCTCGACGTCGGAGAGCCGGCTGGTCGCGAATTCCAGCCGCCCCGCGGCCCCGGCGATCACGGCCCGCAATCCCTCCTGATGGGCGACCACCACACCGGTGTCGCCGTTGTACACGCGCAACCCGTAGTCGTTGGCGGTGACCAGCAACGGTCGGCCCGCGTACCACTGGGACCACACCGGCAGGCCGCTCTCCTCGGTGAGCCATCGATGGACCTGCCGGTTCCACCGCTCGACCCCGAACGGGCCATGGCGGTGCGCGCACAACAGCCGGTGCCGGTCGAGTTCCTGCAGCGCGACCGCGTCGGCTCCCAACACGGCGGCCTCCCGCACGCGAAGCGCGTGGGGGACAAGGATTGCCCGCAGGCGATCGGTCGGCTCCTCGTCGTCCACCCAGTCGATGTGATCGCCGCCGGACCGCAGCACCGCGATCACCCGGTCGGCGTCACCGACGCGGATCGCGTCGGCGAGCGCACCGATCGACTCGCCGAAACGGTGCGACGACAGCAGGGCGGCGACCCGCCGGTCGTGGCGGGCGGACAGGCCGTCGACCAGATCGGCCAGCACCGCTCCGGCCTCCACCGACGCCAGTTGGTCGGGATCGCCGACGAGGATCAGCCGCGCGTCGGTCCGCACCGCCTCGAGCAGCCTCGCCATCATCGTCAACGACACCATCGACGTCTCGTCGACGACGATCACGTCGTGCGGCAACCGGTTGGCCCGGTGGTGCCGGAACCGCACCGACGTGTCGGGGCGGCTGCCGAGCAGCCGGTGCAGCGTCACCGCCTCCAACCCGGCCAGGCGCTCACGGTCGCGGGGTTGGAGCCTGGCGACCTCGGCGGCCACCGCTTCGGTCAACCGCGCGGCCGCCTTGCCGGTCGGCGCGGCCATCGCGATCCGCAGACCCGCCCCGCCCGATCGGTCCGCCTGGTCGCTCAGCAGCGCGAGCAGGCGGGCGACGGTCGTCGTCTTGCCCGTCCCCGGACCGCCGGTGAGCACCGTAACCGCTTGGGACAGCACGATTTGCGCCGCCGCCCGCTGTTCGTCATAACCGGACGGGAAGAGCCGCTCGAGGACGGGCGCCTCGACCGGCGCTTCGGGCACCGACAGCGCCAGCAGGTCGGCGCAGACCTGGGTCTCTTCGCGCCAATACCGATCGAGGTACAGCAGGCGATCCGCGTAGAGTCGCAGGACCGGCGGGTCGGCGACCAGCGTGCTCGAACGCACCGACGTCAGCCAGGACACCGGCTTTGGCCACGGCAACTCCGGCGCGTCGCAGTCCGCGGCGACGGTGGACAGGTCGACGCACACCGCGCCGCCGCGCAGCGCACGAACCAGCAGCGCGAGCGCCAGCGCCACCGCTTCGTCGGACTCGCCCGCCAGCGCCGTGATGCGTTGCGCCGCATGCACGTCCGCGGCATCCAGCACGCCCGCGCCGTTGAATTCGCCGAGCAGACCACCGGCGGCCAGTGCGAATCGGTGGTCGAGTCGATCCGGGGAGACTTCCTCGAGGGTGCTCATGCGGCGCGCGGCCCCGCGTCGAGCAGATCGGACAGGGCGACCGCCAGCTCGGCCGGCGGCCCCCAGCTGAACACTCCGCAGGGCTGGCCGCCGGGCGCCGGTGTGGCGGCGCCGCACATGCCGCGCACGAACAGGTACAGCACTCCGCCCAGGTGCCGCGCTGGGTCGTAGCCGGCCTGGCGCCAACGCAGGAAGCGGTGTAGCACAACGAGATACAGCAGCGCCTGCAGCGGATAGTCGGAGTGCAGCATCGCTTCGGTCAGCGTGGGGAAGCTGTAATCGGCCGCGGTGGCACCGAGCATGTTGGTCTTGTAATCGACAACGAGGTAGCGCGGCCCGGGCACTCGCAGCACGGCGTCGATCGAGCCGGACAGGTAGCCTCGCAGCGGCTGGCGGCCCAAGCCGTCGGATCTCAACCGGTTCGCGTAACCGGCCAGGGGATCGTCGGGCGGAAGGTATCGGCTCAGCAACTCACCGACGTCGGAGAGCCGGATGTCGGTCACCTCGCCACGAGAATCACCGCCCGCCAGCGGGATCTCGAAGGCCAACTCGCGCAGTCGATCCGGGAGCGCGATCTGACGCAAGGTCATGCCGGGCGCCAAGGGACCCAGCGCCGTGTCATGCAGGGGGACCAAGGCCGAAGCCAACCCGGCGGGATCGGCGTCCACCGGCCACCAGGCCGAATGCATGCGTACCTGCGCCTCCAATTCGGCCGTCAGGTCGGGCGCCGACGGGTCGGCGTTCTCCAGCACCGCGTGCACCAACGACCCGAACGTCGCGCCTGCCGGCAGGTCGGCCATCGGGGAGGACGTGTCCGCACCGACGACCGGCGGGGTCGCGGCCGGGGTCACCTCGACCTCGTCGTCGCGAGCGCCGGTCTCCGGCTCGCTACCCAGGCCGCGCTCGTCGGCGTCGCGGATCAGTGCCGAGTACGACGTGCGCCGCCAGGCGGTGTCGATCACACGGTGAAAGTGCCGCACCGCCAAGTTGGTTGGCGGTGCCGGCCCCGCAACGGCGGGGGCGCCGGCGACGACGGCCTCCTCGATCACCGGGCCGCCCGCCGCCTCCCAGGCGTCGAAGCGGGCCCGCGCTTCCTCGTCGGAGACCGTCTTCGGATCGCAGCGGTCCGGCACTTCGGCCTCGCCGAGGCGCCGGCCCCGCATCAGCCGCGACAACCCGCCGTTGGGTTCGTCCCAGGACGGCGCCCACCACGCCACCACCTGCGACTGCGCCCGGGTCAGCGCGACGTAGGTGAGCCGGATGTCGTTGCGCGCCGCCTCGGCCCGGCTGAACCTCTCGATCTCGGCGAGGTCCGGGCTCTCGGGCCCGCCGATGTGCAGGCAGCGAACGCCGGCGTCGTCGTGAAACATCGGGATGTCCTCGATGAAGACGTGCCGGTTGAACGCGAACGGCAGGTAGACGATCGGGAACTGCAAACCTTTGGCTCCCCACACCGTCATGACCTGTACCGCGGCCGAGTCGCTGTCGATGCGCCGATTGCGTTCGGGCGGACCGTCGCGCTCGTCGCATTGCCGGCGGAGCCAGTCGCGCAGCGCCGGCAGGGTCAGCCGATCCCGGTGCGAAACGCCGTGCAGCAGTTGCGCGATGTGGGCCAGGTCGGTCATCGTGCGCTCGCCGCCCTGCTCCGCGAGCACGCGCCGGCCCATCCCGGCCAACTGCGCCGCCTCGAACACCGCGGCCGGTCCGCGCTCCCGCAGCTGGCCCGACCAGTCCCGCAACGTGGCGGCC contains:
- a CDS encoding UvrD-helicase domain-containing protein; translation: MDRFDLLGPLPGPGCTTVLEASAGTGKTFALAGLVTRYLADGLATLDEMLLITFSRAASRELRERVRAQIAQTVAALCDPASGAPNELVAHLMRGTAADRGARSGRLTDALAGFDAATIATTHEFCSMVLKSLGVAGDTDAGVTLVESLDDLVTQIVDDLYLARFASERDDAAFSHPAALALARAVVRDPCAELRPQRPDADSVAAVRLRFATDVLAELELRKHQLAILGYDDLLRRLAAALRTRDSDAANRMRARWPIVMVDEFQDTDPIQWEVIGRAFGGHSTVVLIGDPKQAIYGFRGGDIYTYLEAARTAGERRTLDVNWRSDTALVERLQTVLHGAALGDPGIVVGEVETRLGGHRLSGAPRNAPFRLRLVSRSMFGVDQSKTIPMSELRRYITADLAADIGALRAGGATFGGVPVEPGHVAVIVETGEDARACQSALIQAGIPAVYTGDADVFLSQAAEDWLCLLNAFDQTHRSGMVRAAAATVFFGKTAHALAAGGDELTDEVAATLRDWSGQLRERGPAAVFEAAQLAGMGRRVLAEQGGERTMTDLAHIAQLLHGVSHRDRLTLPALRDWLRRQCDERDGPPERNRRIDSDSAAVQVMTVWGAKGLQFPIVYLPFAFNRHVFIEDIPMFHDDAGVRCLHIGGPESPDLAEIERFSRAEAARNDIRLTYVALTRAQSQVVAWWAPSWDEPNGGLSRLMRGRRLGEAEVPDRCDPKTVSDEEARARFDAWEAAGGPVIEEAVVAGAPAVAGPAPPTNLAVRHFHRVIDTAWRRTSYSALIRDADERGLGSEPETGARDDEVEVTPAATPPVVGADTSSPMADLPAGATFGSLVHAVLENADPSAPDLTAELEAQVRMHSAWWPVDADPAGLASALVPLHDTALGPLAPGMTLRQIALPDRLRELAFEIPLAGGDSRGEVTDIRLSDVGELLSRYLPPDDPLAGYANRLRSDGLGRQPLRGYLSGSIDAVLRVPGPRYLVVDYKTNMLGATAADYSFPTLTEAMLHSDYPLQALLYLVVLHRFLRWRQAGYDPARHLGGVLYLFVRGMCGAATPAPGGQPCGVFSWGPPAELAVALSDLLDAGPRAA
- a CDS encoding TVP38/TMEM64 family protein, encoding MIDEDGAPPASRRPHILRLAVFAAFLLAVFYLVAVARVVDVEEVRRTVSATGSAAPVTYVVLSAALGAVFVPGSILAAGSGLLFGPLLGVAVTLGATVGTAMVAGLIGRRAGRNSARALLGPARADRIDALIERRGLWAVVGQRFVPGISDALASYAFGAFGVPLWQMAIGSFIGSVPRAFAYTALGASIANRSSWLAYSAVAVWCLTAIVGAVAARRGYRKWRAGRSEASEPEGR
- the recD gene encoding exodeoxyribonuclease V subunit alpha, coding for MSTLEEVSPDRLDHRFALAAGGLLGEFNGAGVLDAADVHAAQRITALAGESDEAVALALALLVRALRGGAVCVDLSTVAADCDAPELPWPKPVSWLTSVRSSTLVADPPVLRLYADRLLYLDRYWREETQVCADLLALSVPEAPVEAPVLERLFPSGYDEQRAAAQIVLSQAVTVLTGGPGTGKTTTVARLLALLSDQADRSGGAGLRIAMAAPTGKAAARLTEAVAAEVARLQPRDRERLAGLEAVTLHRLLGSRPDTSVRFRHHRANRLPHDVIVVDETSMVSLTMMARLLEAVRTDARLILVGDPDQLASVEAGAVLADLVDGLSARHDRRVAALLSSHRFGESIGALADAIRVGDADRVIAVLRSGGDHIDWVDDEEPTDRLRAILVPHALRVREAAVLGADAVALQELDRHRLLCAHRHGPFGVERWNRQVHRWLTEESGLPVWSQWYAGRPLLVTANDYGLRVYNGDTGVVVAHQEGLRAVIAGAAGRLEFATSRLSDVETMYAMTIHKSQGSQADEVTVLLPPQDSRLLTRELFYTAVTRAKTKVRVVGSESAVRAAIGRRVVRASGLRQRLRSAAGPA
- a CDS encoding class I SAM-dependent methyltransferase, coding for MARTDNDSWEITESVGATALGVASARAAETRSENPLIRDPFAQIFLDAAGDGVWNWHSAPQLPDELVEAEPELPLQMRAMVGYMASRTAFFDEFFLAATRAGIRQAVILAAGLDARAWRLPWPDGTTVYELDQPRVLDFKLSTLAEHGAQPACHRVAVPVDLRHDWPMALRQAGFDPSAPSVWSAEGLMPYLPAAAQELLFHRVHQLTAPGSRVAVEALGPKFCDPEFRAKRRARMDRVRALMARVAPEREVPRTDELWYFEEREDVGDWFRRHGWSVTVTPSDELMAGYGRAAPQEVADAVPGNLFVTAQRSQG
- a CDS encoding lysylphosphatidylglycerol synthase transmembrane domain-containing protein, coding for MRVDGREISVSGSLLQPLTRRTNDILRLAASAAFLAVVITSSLITRPQWEALEKSISQIVGVLSPRQSDLVYLAYGVAILALPFMILIGLIVGRQWKLLGAYAAAALLAALPLSVGGNGFSAPRWHFDLSERLQTVLGQFLDDPRWIAMLAAVLTVSGPWLPARWRHWWWALLLAFVPIHLVVSAIVPARALLGLAVGWLVGSLVVLVVGTPALEVPLEAAVRAMARRGFVVSRLTVVRPAGRGPLVLSAGCEQPDGAAVVELYGPHQRSGGTLRQLWIKLRLRDTETGPLVTSMRRAVEHRALMTIAIGEVHLANTSTLAVGTLDRGWILYSHKPPRGRPLARCAESTPVERVWRSLRTLNDQQIAHGDLRGNEMTVDDGAVLFGGFHSAEYGATEAQLQSDIAQLLVTTSALYDPKSAVAAAIDAFDRDTILSASRRLTKVAVPRAIRKSIPDAGAVISAARAEVKRQTGADQIKTETITRFTRSQLIQLVLFGALVYVAYPFISTAPTFLSQLRTANWWWALLGLAVSALTYVGAAAALWASADETVSFWKLSVAQVANTFAATTTPAGVGGLALSTRYLQKGGGLSAMRATTAVALQQSVQVIMHLVLLILFSFVAGASMNLSHFVPTATVLYLIAGVALGIIGTFLFVPKLRRWLATDVRPKLKEVTTDLIEVAREPQRLGLIVLGCAGTTLGAALALWTSVEAFGGGASFVTVTVVTMVGGTLASAAPTPGGVGAVEAALIGGLAAFGIPPAIGLPSVLLYRVLTCWLPVFVGWPVMRWLTKNEMI